Proteins encoded together in one Bacillota bacterium window:
- a CDS encoding DUF58 domain-containing protein: protein MLARGLADRRIIYLLVVSAGLAVFVGGKPFALLANTSLLLLGLTWLWVRLSVGNLSVYLEPERRVLTTSDRTVLRLRLNNEGFLPVPLTVVRGTADCRPSLDGSFCGRVPALGTSSMALGPLHLPRGTYHLGPVEIEVRDPLGIWRAETTARGDRVTVYPRVLPVDSPPVAPGRSFGRMRTRRPSQEDFSNLVEVRAFQPGDNPRLIDWKATARRGSWQVRVLEEGAVPEVWIFLDASEEAPVEVAASLARWLLLGGAAVGLVGQGNPPVAVMPGRGESKWREIMQGLLRVQRGPLPLGEVLGVRLGSLPRGCTLLAITPRLDGVLFDGLLRARGRGLGAYLVLAGESESGETQGDQGRVAYLGERGLGVLRAHLVGDPLRWRLTRIRQPLRREAYAHAGAAGAARAGG, encoded by the coding sequence ATGCTTGCGCGCGGACTGGCGGACCGCAGGATCATCTACCTGCTGGTGGTTAGCGCGGGCCTGGCGGTCTTCGTGGGGGGGAAACCCTTCGCGCTGCTGGCGAACACCTCATTGCTCCTCCTGGGACTGACCTGGCTCTGGGTGCGGCTGTCCGTGGGGAATCTGAGTGTGTATCTGGAGCCGGAGCGGCGGGTGCTGACTACGTCGGACCGGACCGTCCTGCGCCTGCGGCTGAACAATGAGGGATTCCTGCCCGTCCCCCTGACCGTGGTGAGGGGAACGGCGGATTGCCGTCCTTCCCTGGACGGTTCCTTTTGCGGGCGGGTCCCGGCTCTGGGAACTTCCAGCATGGCCCTCGGCCCTCTGCACCTGCCCCGGGGGACGTATCACCTGGGACCGGTAGAAATCGAGGTGCGCGATCCGCTCGGGATCTGGCGGGCGGAGACCACCGCCCGGGGCGATCGGGTCACCGTTTATCCCCGCGTGCTGCCCGTGGATTCGCCTCCGGTGGCGCCGGGGAGATCTTTCGGACGCATGCGCACCAGGCGTCCCAGCCAGGAGGACTTCTCCAACCTGGTGGAGGTGCGGGCCTTCCAGCCCGGGGACAATCCGCGCCTGATTGACTGGAAGGCCACCGCCCGCAGGGGTTCCTGGCAGGTACGGGTACTGGAAGAGGGTGCGGTGCCCGAAGTGTGGATCTTCCTTGATGCCAGCGAGGAAGCGCCCGTGGAAGTGGCTGCCTCCCTGGCCCGGTGGCTGCTCCTGGGAGGAGCCGCGGTGGGTCTCGTGGGGCAGGGGAATCCGCCCGTGGCGGTGATGCCGGGCCGGGGCGAGAGCAAGTGGCGTGAGATCATGCAGGGCCTGCTGCGGGTGCAGCGGGGCCCTCTCCCCCTGGGCGAGGTGCTGGGGGTCCGGCTGGGCTCGCTCCCCCGGGGATGCACCCTCCTGGCCATTACCCCCCGGCTGGATGGCGTCCTGTTCGACGGGTTGCTGCGGGCCCGCGGGCGGGGACTGGGCGCCTACCTGGTGCTGGCGGGCGAGAGCGAGAGCGGCGAGACCCAGGGTGATCAGGGGCGAGTGGCCTACCTGGGCGAGCGGGGCCTGGGCGTGCTCCGGGCCCATCTAGTGGGGGACCCCCTGCGCTGGCGCCTCACCCGCATCCGGCAGCCCTTGCGCCGGGAAGCTTATGCTCACGCGGGGGCGGCCGGCGCTGCCCGCGCAGGAGGGTGA